In Candidatus Methanosphaera massiliense, the following are encoded in one genomic region:
- a CDS encoding L-threonylcarbamoyladenylate synthase: MNIVENPNKKELECVISDLKKGHLIVYPTDTIYGIGANIYENDALKKVYDVKHRDISKPVSLCLHDINQMEDVAYLTKPIKDIIEKILPGPYTLLLEKRDIVPDILTSNTSIVGVRIPNNRLCYELTKEFPITSTSANISNMETPNNIDDIVKQLGSKINTYIDCGDVTDNTPSTIIDLTGEYPEIIRNTQQHTKLLESILKINLY, encoded by the coding sequence ATGAATATAGTAGAAAACCCTAATAAAAAAGAGTTAGAATGTGTGATTTCTGATTTAAAAAAGGGTCATTTGATTGTTTATCCTACTGATACAATTTATGGTATAGGAGCAAATATTTATGAAAATGATGCTCTGAAGAAGGTGTATGATGTTAAACATAGGGATATTTCAAAACCAGTATCATTATGTTTACATGATATTAATCAAATGGAGGATGTGGCATATTTAACTAAGCCTATAAAAGATATTATAGAAAAGATTCTGCCAGGACCATACACATTATTACTCGAGAAAAGGGATATTGTTCCGGATATTTTAACTTCAAATACCAGTATTGTTGGTGTTAGAATACCCAATAATAGGCTATGTTATGAATTAACAAAAGAGTTCCCTATTACAAGTACTAGTGCTAATATATCTAACATGGAAACTCCTAATAATATTGATGATATTGTTAAGCAATTAGGAAGTAAAATAAACACCTATATTGATTGTGGAGATGTAACAGATAATACTCCTTCTACAATTATTGATTTAACTGGTGAATATCCTGAAATTATAAGAAATACTCAGCAGCATACTAAATTATTAGAGAGTATATTGAAAATTAATTTATATTAA
- a CDS encoding DUF357 domain-containing protein translates to MKPEERITKDLKIFEDNIVEVEKLDLTEKEVLVKDMAIRYYKDTKYYLDIDDELTSFACIAYAHGLLDSIRIMYNLIDE, encoded by the coding sequence ATGAAACCAGAAGAACGTATAACTAAAGATTTAAAAATATTTGAAGATAATATTGTAGAAGTTGAAAAATTAGATTTAACAGAAAAAGAAGTGCTAGTTAAAGACATGGCTATAAGATATTACAAAGACACAAAGTATTATTTAGATATTGATGATGAACTAACCTCATTTGCCTGTATTGCCTATGCACATGGACTACTTGACTCAATCAGAATAATGTACAATCTAATTGATGAATAG
- a CDS encoding thioredoxin family protein yields the protein MAVKLEVYTSQSCPYCPMAVAAAEDAVKELGDKIEYEHLDVNEHMDKVREYQIMSVPTVVIDGEVAFIGAPESDELIEKLKEKI from the coding sequence ATGGCAGTAAAATTAGAAGTTTACACATCACAATCATGTCCATACTGCCCAATGGCAGTAGCAGCTGCAGAAGATGCAGTAAAAGAATTAGGTGACAAAATAGAGTATGAACACCTAGACGTAAATGAACATATGGACAAAGTAAGAGAATACCAGATTATGTCTGTACCAACAGTAGTTATAGATGGTGAAGTAGCATTCATTGGTGCACCAGAATCTGATGAACTAATCGAAAAACTAAAAGAAAAAATATAA
- a CDS encoding DUF2098 family protein, protein MVVTDKLGREITEGAHVIYTNVGTIGKVQDIKTDENGSWVLIQIDELTKLWYNTEYVELTDQTSKVTFNEEKDKEVSIDDIKDELKNNFENTEMGDDGVGGG, encoded by the coding sequence ATGGTTGTCACTGATAAATTAGGAAGAGAAATAACTGAAGGTGCACATGTAATATATACAAATGTCGGAACTATTGGTAAGGTTCAGGATATTAAAACAGATGAAAATGGATCCTGGGTTCTTATACAAATTGATGAATTAACAAAACTTTGGTATAACACAGAATATGTGGAATTAACAGATCAGACATCCAAAGTAACATTCAATGAAGAAAAGGATAAAGAAGTATCCATTGATGATATTAAGGATGAACTTAAAAATAATTTTGAAAACACGGAAATGGGTGATGATGGAGTAGGAGGAGGATAA
- a CDS encoding BaiN/RdsA family NAD(P)/FAD-dependent oxidoreductase has product MKNYDTVIIGGGASGILAGIYLNDPHSIILEKNNTLGKKLLITGGGRCNLTNNSTLKEYINSYYNSGNYFRPAFNIFFNKDIIELLESNGCKTKVEDDNRVFPVTDKSKTVLNTLINILDNKKTQYKLNCNVNSITRNDNQFIIDYNNTHISANNIILATGGLSYPETGSTGDGKRFAVALGHKNTKNMGGLSPIKIEETWINKLQGITLPVKLEFKADNKSIVKDSGSIIFTHNGISGFVIMNNSMTIERHLRKNREVILNMDVTPDYTYESLYKTLQEDFQKHPTQGLKRYLHKYLPKNMVEIFLEQINIDQTTKLNQVTKKDRVKIRDLLKRTRLTVVDVLENESQVTNSGIKRKEINPDTCESKIVPHLYIVGELIEGCGICGGYNLQKAFSTGVLAATSIKSRR; this is encoded by the coding sequence GTGAAGAATTATGATACAGTCATAATAGGTGGAGGAGCAAGTGGTATATTAGCAGGAATATATCTTAACGACCCACATAGTATAATTCTAGAAAAAAACAATACTCTTGGAAAGAAGCTACTGATTACAGGAGGAGGACGCTGCAATCTAACCAACAATAGTACACTCAAGGAATACATTAATAGTTATTATAACTCAGGAAACTATTTTAGACCAGCCTTCAACATATTCTTTAATAAAGACATTATAGAATTACTAGAATCCAATGGTTGTAAAACAAAAGTGGAAGATGATAACCGCGTGTTCCCAGTTACTGATAAATCAAAAACTGTATTAAACACGTTAATAAACATACTTGACAATAAGAAAACTCAATACAAGCTAAACTGTAACGTAAATTCAATAACAAGAAACGATAATCAATTTATCATAGATTATAACAATACCCATATTAGTGCAAATAACATTATACTAGCTACAGGAGGTTTATCCTATCCTGAAACTGGTTCAACTGGTGATGGTAAACGTTTTGCAGTAGCATTAGGACATAAGAATACAAAAAATATGGGTGGTCTTTCACCAATAAAAATAGAGGAAACCTGGATAAATAAGTTGCAAGGAATAACACTACCTGTAAAACTTGAATTTAAAGCAGATAACAAGTCAATAGTGAAGGATTCTGGTTCAATAATATTCACTCATAATGGAATTAGCGGATTTGTAATAATGAATAATAGTATGACTATTGAAAGACATTTACGTAAAAACAGGGAAGTTATTCTTAATATGGATGTAACTCCGGATTATACTTATGAATCATTATATAAAACCTTGCAGGAGGATTTTCAAAAACATCCTACACAGGGCTTGAAGAGATATCTTCACAAATATCTTCCAAAAAATATGGTGGAAATATTTCTAGAACAGATTAATATTGACCAAACAACCAAGTTAAATCAAGTGACTAAGAAAGACAGGGTGAAAATAAGAGACTTATTAAAAAGAACAAGACTAACGGTTGTAGATGTTCTGGAAAATGAGAGTCAAGTGACAAATAGCGGAATAAAACGAAAAGAAATTAATCCTGACACATGTGAATCAAAAATAGTACCTCACTTATATATTGTAGGAGAACTTATAGAGGGATGTGGAATATGTGGCGGATATAACTTGCAGAAAGCATTTTCAACAGGAGTTCTTGCAGCCACATCAATAAAATCAAGGAGATAA
- a CDS encoding class I SAM-dependent methyltransferase, with amino-acid sequence MIHISYNRDVYQEDMIKHVKLLDNVVELGCHIGTSTKILSRLCQDGTVYAFDNSPESVEAMHNLGIEYRNIEFKQLDVRDKKSLYEFSKKCDDIDVLCIDLGGGYHPDTVFKVFFLWSSILRPRVTLIRNRGLMDFVNTSISSENILSNKGYLTSSAKEIIPSELKKRTK; translated from the coding sequence ATGATTCATATTAGTTATAACAGAGATGTATATCAAGAAGATATGATTAAACATGTTAAATTATTAGATAATGTGGTTGAGTTAGGATGTCATATTGGAACATCCACAAAGATATTGTCACGATTATGCCAAGATGGAACTGTTTATGCCTTTGATAACAGTCCTGAAAGTGTAGAGGCTATGCACAATTTAGGAATAGAGTATAGAAATATTGAATTTAAACAGCTAGATGTACGGGATAAGAAATCATTATATGAATTTTCAAAAAAATGTGATGATATTGACGTTTTATGTATAGATCTTGGCGGAGGATACCATCCGGATACTGTATTCAAAGTATTCTTTTTATGGTCTTCAATACTTCGGCCACGTGTAACTTTAATAAGAAACAGGGGTTTGATGGACTTTGTAAACACGTCCATTTCAAGTGAAAATATCCTGTCAAATAAGGGGTATCTAACTTCTTCTGCTAAAGAAATAATACCCTCAGAACTCAAAAAGAGAACAAAATAA
- a CDS encoding glycosyltransferase family 4 protein, with product MNICILGQYPPQVGGIATYTKQLEDELRSRGHNVYILTYAQNCPRKDNVFEANVINIPLLRGISFTISSYKLLKRIVKEYNIDVIHANYIIPPGLVASLIKDSHVKIVITAHGSDINILSTNMITKQLIKRTLKRADEVYFVSEKLEEKALQIGIPGLKEKSSITPNTVNTEKFKPIIPDKKTLNKKYNMPIVMFIGNLVEQKGLEYLLEAKKISETEYTLLIYGDGPEHDKLSNIIRENNIQDTYLMGKTMEPEKIIPESDIMVLPSVSEGASIVALESMSCGKPLISTDTGNIRTTITNNTNGIIVPTRNPTKLSHAIDNLIEDKTRREEIGKNARKRIIEKYSKMNIPYINNIK from the coding sequence ATGAATATATGTATATTAGGTCAATATCCCCCACAGGTTGGTGGAATAGCAACATACACTAAACAATTAGAGGATGAATTAAGAAGTAGAGGACATAATGTATATATATTAACTTATGCACAGAATTGTCCAAGAAAAGATAACGTGTTTGAGGCAAATGTTATTAATATTCCTCTGCTAAGAGGTATAAGCTTCACAATATCCAGTTATAAGCTTCTAAAAAGAATTGTCAAAGAATATAATATAGATGTAATTCATGCAAATTACATAATTCCTCCTGGATTAGTAGCATCATTAATTAAAGATAGTCATGTAAAGATAGTGATAACTGCACATGGATCAGACATAAATATATTATCTACAAACATGATTACAAAACAACTAATAAAACGAACCCTGAAAAGGGCGGATGAAGTATATTTTGTAAGTGAAAAATTAGAGGAAAAAGCATTACAAATTGGAATACCTGGATTAAAAGAAAAGTCAAGTATAACACCCAACACTGTGAATACAGAGAAATTCAAACCAATAATCCCTGATAAAAAAACATTAAACAAGAAATATAACATGCCAATAGTAATGTTCATAGGAAACCTCGTAGAACAAAAAGGACTAGAATACCTCTTGGAAGCAAAGAAAATATCAGAAACAGAGTACACTCTTCTAATCTATGGTGACGGTCCAGAACATGACAAGCTTTCAAATATTATAAGAGAAAATAATATCCAAGACACATACCTAATGGGAAAAACAATGGAACCCGAAAAGATAATACCCGAATCAGATATAATGGTGTTACCATCAGTATCAGAGGGCGCTAGTATAGTAGCACTTGAAAGTATGTCCTGTGGAAAACCATTAATATCAACAGATACGGGCAATATAAGAACAACCATAACAAATAATACAAATGGAATAATAGTACCCACAAGAAATCCGACAAAACTATCCCACGCTATAGATAATCTTATAGAGGATAAAACTAGAAGAGAGGAAATAGGAAAAAATGCACGTAAACGAATAATAGAAAAATATTCTAAAATGAATATTCCATACATAAATAATATAAAATAA
- a CDS encoding DEAD/DEAH box helicase, with the protein MKECYPYIEEYNPAQKAVIESGYLDNDENYIISIPTASGKTVLGVLAALKVLLKGGKVVYAVPLISLQNEKYKEFKVFEKFGFKVGKHPSRADIAVMVFESFDALTRFSRNVLNEIDLLILDEFHMIGDYSRGPTIECAITRIKEHNPGIRIIALSATLQNMDEMAHWLEAEVVTHDYRPVPLHKEVLCAEEFGTKDKNNMVFKILNDSLNESSQMLTFVSTRRFTESLAQNMSKKISKYIPDGKREIFNNIAEDILDVPRRNNTQPTEVCYKLADCVKNGIAFHHAGLFDKQKEIIEEEFVNGNLLMITATPSLMYGVNLPSKNVVIRDYTRWTDQGQTNIPVFDYEQMSGRAGRPGFDTEGYSYLLAKTYDEAFNLDEYYVHGEIEVTNSKLIDNEDAVLKQIITQVSSGFAKDMDELVDFFNKTFYGFQISHTYNTMSLGFSDESIKYEISSALEYLVQNGIIRITPSGLQTTPLGTLISRNNYEVKTAVKLKDYSTMMGDNFNPGSLIYEISKTHDMPKINTKFRANKDNIKEVLSKNGVFISFVSNNESTAASLLEWINERKEYEIENYLKVYAASTRRASYEASNLVKYFYDICDVLGNYKFLNEIDKLASRLYYGVKEELIPLVVGIKRLGRQRARTLVDTYGDNLGNAHIKDLTRIDGIGEKTAENIIKFYENKE; encoded by the coding sequence ATGAAAGAGTGTTATCCATATATAGAAGAATATAATCCAGCACAAAAAGCAGTGATAGAATCAGGATATCTAGATAATGATGAGAATTATATTATATCTATTCCAACAGCAAGTGGAAAGACAGTACTAGGAGTATTAGCAGCGCTTAAAGTATTACTCAAAGGGGGTAAAGTAGTATATGCTGTTCCATTAATCTCACTACAAAATGAGAAATACAAGGAATTCAAAGTATTTGAGAAATTTGGATTTAAAGTAGGAAAACATCCGTCAAGAGCAGACATTGCAGTAATGGTCTTTGAATCCTTCGATGCATTAACAAGATTTTCAAGAAATGTGTTAAATGAAATAGATCTTCTCATACTAGACGAATTCCATATGATAGGCGATTATTCAAGGGGACCAACAATAGAATGTGCAATAACAAGAATAAAGGAACATAACCCTGGAATAAGAATAATAGCACTTTCAGCAACACTACAGAACATGGACGAAATGGCACACTGGCTAGAAGCAGAAGTAGTGACCCATGACTACCGACCAGTACCCTTACATAAGGAAGTACTATGTGCTGAGGAATTCGGAACAAAAGATAAAAACAACATGGTATTTAAGATACTTAATGATTCACTTAATGAATCCTCACAAATGTTAACATTTGTATCTACTAGAAGATTCACAGAATCATTAGCTCAGAATATGTCCAAGAAAATTTCAAAATACATACCTGATGGTAAAAGAGAAATATTCAATAACATAGCTGAGGATATACTGGATGTTCCTCGAAGAAACAATACACAGCCAACGGAAGTCTGTTACAAACTAGCGGATTGTGTTAAAAATGGTATAGCTTTCCACCATGCAGGATTATTTGATAAACAAAAGGAAATAATAGAAGAAGAATTTGTTAATGGTAATCTTCTAATGATAACAGCAACACCTAGTCTTATGTATGGTGTAAACCTTCCATCAAAAAATGTAGTTATACGTGATTATACACGATGGACTGATCAAGGACAGACAAATATACCTGTATTTGACTATGAACAGATGTCAGGAAGAGCTGGAAGACCCGGCTTTGATACCGAAGGATACTCCTACCTACTAGCAAAAACATATGATGAAGCATTCAATCTTGATGAATACTATGTACATGGAGAAATAGAGGTGACAAACTCCAAACTCATAGATAACGAAGATGCAGTACTAAAACAAATCATAACACAGGTATCAAGTGGATTTGCAAAAGACATGGATGAGCTTGTAGATTTCTTTAACAAGACATTCTATGGATTCCAGATATCACATACCTATAACACTATGAGTCTAGGCTTTTCAGATGAATCCATAAAATATGAAATATCTAGTGCACTAGAATATCTTGTACAGAATGGTATTATACGAATTACTCCGTCAGGACTACAAACAACGCCTCTTGGAACACTGATTTCAAGGAATAATTATGAGGTAAAAACTGCAGTAAAACTTAAAGATTACAGTACAATGATGGGTGATAACTTTAATCCGGGATCACTTATATATGAAATATCAAAGACACATGACATGCCAAAAATCAACACTAAATTTAGGGCAAACAAGGATAATATCAAGGAAGTTTTAAGTAAAAATGGAGTATTTATAAGCTTTGTATCTAATAATGAATCAACAGCTGCAAGTCTACTAGAATGGATTAATGAAAGAAAAGAATATGAAATTGAGAATTACTTAAAGGTCTATGCAGCTTCTACAAGAAGAGCTAGTTATGAAGCATCCAACCTTGTCAAATACTTCTATGATATATGTGATGTCCTCGGTAATTACAAATTCCTTAATGAGATAGATAAACTAGCATCAAGATTATATTATGGAGTAAAAGAAGAATTAATACCATTAGTTGTTGGTATAAAACGTTTAGGTCGACAACGTGCACGTACCCTTGTTGATACATATGGAGATAATCTGGGTAATGCTCATATTAAAGATTTAACACGTATTGATGGTATTGGAGAAAAAACTGCAGAAAATATTATAAAATTCTATGAAAATAAGGAGTGA
- the cbiD gene encoding cobalt-precorrin-5B (C(1))-methyltransferase CbiD — MEAHKNSDEKSGITTGSVATAASVAAILTITDKAPEVIEITAPNDELTVEIEDNKLLSKNKAISTVRKPTYNDPDVTRGILIKSEVTLTDDAGNVEITAGEGVGKVTKSGLQIPVGEYAINPVPRKMIKANVKKYLPENKGAIVKIIIPEGKEIAPKTMNSRLGIIDGISILGTTGIARPMSSKAYTDSLKIQIDVAIANKYEDLLFVPGNIGTRIANERLVIDEDAIIEMSNFVGYMLDEADKTGKIKSITLFGHAGKLIKIAAGIFNTKQSVADARREIMTAYTALIGADKETLQAVYDCITTEDVIKILDKKGITTEVFELIADKIIELCNSKYNIEFHAIIAKMDGTILTPSKMKDIPFEWKN; from the coding sequence ATAGAAGCTCATAAAAACTCTGATGAAAAATCAGGAATTACCACTGGAAGTGTTGCAACAGCAGCTAGTGTAGCAGCAATACTCACCATAACAGATAAAGCTCCTGAAGTAATTGAAATAACTGCTCCAAATGATGAACTAACAGTTGAAATAGAAGATAACAAATTATTAAGTAAAAATAAAGCTATATCAACCGTTAGAAAACCTACATATAATGATCCTGATGTTACACGTGGAATCCTTATTAAATCAGAGGTGACCTTAACTGATGATGCTGGTAACGTGGAAATAACTGCCGGAGAAGGAGTGGGAAAAGTAACTAAATCTGGACTCCAAATACCTGTTGGAGAATATGCTATAAATCCTGTTCCAAGAAAAATGATAAAAGCAAATGTTAAAAAATATCTTCCAGAAAATAAGGGAGCTATAGTGAAAATTATTATTCCTGAAGGAAAAGAAATAGCACCTAAAACAATGAATAGCCGACTTGGAATAATAGATGGTATATCTATATTAGGAACAACAGGTATAGCCCGTCCAATGTCTTCAAAAGCATACACAGACTCATTAAAAATACAGATAGATGTTGCAATAGCTAATAAATATGAAGATTTACTATTTGTACCAGGAAATATTGGAACAAGAATAGCAAATGAGAGATTAGTAATAGATGAGGATGCAATAATAGAGATGAGTAACTTTGTAGGATACATGTTAGATGAAGCTGATAAAACTGGAAAAATAAAATCTATCACACTTTTTGGCCATGCAGGTAAACTAATAAAAATTGCAGCAGGAATATTTAACACAAAACAGAGTGTTGCAGATGCAAGACGAGAGATAATGACAGCATACACTGCACTAATAGGGGCAGATAAGGAAACATTACAAGCCGTATATGATTGTATCACCACAGAAGATGTTATAAAAATACTAGACAAGAAAGGCATTACAACAGAAGTATTTGAATTAATTGCAGATAAGATTATAGAATTATGTAACTCAAAATATAACATAGAATTCCATGCAATAATAGCTAAAATGGATGGAACAATATTAACACCTTCTAAAATGAAAGATATACCATTTGAATGGAAGAATTAG
- the pgsA gene encoding archaetidylinositol phosphate synthase — protein sequence MLNNRLRPQTNEITGKIGKNIPINPNIITLLGLFISIFAGVLFASGNLAAGALFILVSGVCDMIDGAIARSQNRKTKFGGFLDSTCDRFADAAIIIGIMYSGFVDPILGALAIHSSLTVSYVRSRAESEGIKCSVGIAERAERLLIIVVGSIIAAIFGGSHSIMFITMALLTILSYITVFQRVYHVYVELNN from the coding sequence ATGTTAAATAATAGATTACGACCACAGACTAATGAAATTACAGGAAAGATAGGTAAAAACATACCTATAAATCCAAACATAATCACGTTGCTTGGATTATTTATTAGTATTTTTGCAGGAGTATTATTTGCTTCAGGAAATTTAGCAGCTGGAGCATTATTCATTCTTGTTAGTGGAGTCTGTGATATGATAGATGGAGCAATTGCACGCTCTCAAAATCGTAAAACAAAATTTGGAGGATTTTTAGATTCCACTTGTGATCGTTTTGCAGATGCTGCTATAATTATAGGAATAATGTATAGTGGATTTGTAGACCCAATACTAGGAGCTTTAGCAATACATTCTTCATTAACAGTGAGTTATGTTCGTTCACGGGCAGAAAGTGAAGGAATAAAATGTTCAGTGGGAATTGCAGAAAGAGCAGAAAGATTACTTATAATTGTTGTAGGTTCTATAATAGCAGCCATATTTGGTGGATCACACAGTATAATGTTTATAACAATGGCATTACTAACAATACTCAGTTACATTACAGTATTCCAAAGAGTATACCATGTATATGTAGAACTAAACAATTAA
- a CDS encoding DUF2115 family protein gives MEKVKAGLEKNKLKEMLQNEIKNVTLEELYELSFQFNEDTRYLPREYKKKYTESVLNVIISRFAMLKNTKINFEGQITEKEAKEINELLDDNDELVGHILNVIVVYTTYLKHRPVHLPGTVFPGMVSIYTDGEKYYCPVKKYNIDNEKAVCRYCIAVIPDE, from the coding sequence ATGGAAAAAGTTAAAGCAGGATTAGAAAAAAATAAACTAAAAGAAATGTTACAGAATGAAATAAAAAATGTAACATTAGAAGAGTTATATGAGTTATCATTTCAATTCAATGAAGACACACGATACTTGCCAAGAGAGTATAAGAAGAAATACACTGAATCCGTACTCAATGTAATTATCAGTAGATTTGCAATGCTGAAGAATACAAAGATAAACTTTGAAGGTCAGATAACAGAAAAAGAAGCAAAGGAAATTAATGAACTACTTGATGATAATGATGAATTAGTAGGACATATATTAAATGTAATTGTAGTATATACAACATATCTAAAACATAGGCCAGTGCATCTTCCTGGCACCGTATTCCCTGGTATGGTAAGTATCTATACTGATGGTGAAAAATATTATTGTCCTGTGAAAAAATACAATATAGATAATGAAAAAGCAGTGTGTAGATATTGTATAGCTGTTATTCCAGATGAATAA